Proteins found in one Zea mays cultivar B73 chromosome 1, Zm-B73-REFERENCE-NAM-5.0, whole genome shotgun sequence genomic segment:
- the LOC100284135 gene encoding early nodulin-like protein 1 precursor, with protein sequence MRMRARAASASASAAVVVLLLLLLLVGVCAGAVYKVGDLDAWGVPPPSKPDVYKRWAKSIHFALGDSIWFLYPPSQDSVLQLAPAAFASCDLSRPVARLADGNSLFNLTAPGRAYYASGAPGHCRRGQKLWVDVPLPNGTYLQPSATDLAALAPTPAADPPAGFASAAAAAPQGGNASPAPRAAAAAGSVVALSFALQILLL encoded by the exons ATGAGGATGCGTGCGCGGGCGGCATCGGCATCTGCGTCGGCGGCTGTGGtggtgctgctcctgctcctgctactGGTGGGCGTCTGCGCGGGCGCCGTGTACAAGGTAGGCGACCTGGACGCCTGGGGCGTGCCGCCGCCGTCCAAGCCCGACGTCTACAAGCGCTGGGCCAAGTCCATCCACTTCGCGCTCGGCGACTCCATCT GGTTCCTGTACCCGCCGAGCCAGGACTCGGTGCTGCAGCTGGCGCCGGCGGCCTTCGCGTCCTGCGACCTGTCGCGCCCCGTGGCCAGGCTCGCCGACGGCAACTCCTTATTCAACCTcaccgcgcccggccgcgcctaCTACGCCAGCGGCGCGCCGGGTCACTGCCGCAGGGGCCAGAAGCTCTGGGTCGACGTGCCCTTGCCCAACGGCACCTACCTCCAGCCCTCCGCCACCGACCTCGCCGCGCTCGCGCCCACCCCCGCCGCCGACCCGCCCGCCGGGTTCGCGtccgctgccgccgccgcgccACAGGGGGGCAACGCCTcgcccgcgccccgcgccgccgccgccgctggatCCGTCGTCGCACTCTCCTTCGCGCTCCAGATCCTCCTCCTCTGA
- the LOC100272424 gene encoding molybdate-anion transporter precursor produces MEVFYYVVFGALAAIVAGLELGKSGKDRVATTSAFNSFKNNYVLVYSLMMSGDWLQGPYVYYLYSQYGFDKGDIGRLFIAGFGSSMLFGTIVGSLADKQGRKRACITYCISYILSCITKHSPEYRVLMIGRILGGIATSLLFSAFESWLVAEHNKRGFDPQWLSITFSKAIFLGNGLIAIVSGLFANLLAENLGFGPVAPFDAAACFLAIGMAVIMSSWSENYGDPSDSKDLMAQFKVAAKAIASDEKIALLGAIQSLFEGSMYTFVFLWTPALSPNEEDIPHGFIFATFMLSSMLGSSVASRLLARKLKVEGYMQIVFSISAVTLVLPVVTNILVPTSSVKGGSISIGGSLQLLGFCTFEACVGIFWPSIMKMRSQYIPEEARSTIMNFFRIPLNLFVCVVLYNVNAFPITVMFGMCSIFLFMAAILQRRLMVVSDLHKSSTKAQEMIGEDEPLNP; encoded by the exons ATGGAGGTGTTCTACTACGTCGTGTTCGGCGCGCTGGCCGCCATCGTGGCGGGGCTCGAGCTCGGCAAGAGCGGCAAGGACCGCGTCGCCACTACCTCCGCCTTCAACTCCTTCAAGAACAACTACGTCCTCGTCTACTCCCTCATGATGT CCGGGGACTGGCTGCAGGGCCCCTACGTCTACTACCTCTACAGCCAGTACGGCTTCGACAAGGGCGACATCGGCCGCCTCTTCATCGCCGGCTTCGGATCCTCCATGCTCTTCGGCACCATCGTCGGCTCCCTCGCCGACAAACA AGGCCGCAAGAGGGCCTGCATCACCTACTGCATCAGCTACATCCTCAGCTGCATCACCAAGCACTCCCCCGAGTACAGGGTCCTCATGATCGGCCGCATCCTCGGAGGCATCGCCACCTCGCTGCTCTTCTCCGCCTTCGAGTCCTGGCTCGTCGCAGAGCACAACAAG AGAGGCTTTGACCCGCAGTGGCTGTCCATAACATTCTCCAAAGCCATCTTCCTTGGGAATGGCTTAATTGCCATTGTGTCTGGGCTATTCGCGAACCTTCTTGCTGAGAACTTGGGTTTTGGTCCCGTGGCTCCATTTGATGCCGCTGCATGCTTTCTGGCGATTGGCATGGCTGTCATAATGTCCTCATGGAGTGAGAACTATGGAGACCCATCTGATAGTAAGGACCTGATGGCCCAGTTCAAGGTTGCAGCTAAGGCAATTGCTTCAG ATGAAAAGATTGCATTACTGGGAGCCATACAGTCATTGTTTGAGGGCTCGATGTACACATTTGTCTTCCTATGGACTCCAGCGTTGAGCCCAAATGAAGAAGACATTCCTCATGGTTTTATTTTTGCTACATTCATGCTGTCATCCATGTTGGGTAGCTCCGTTGCGTCACGTCTATTAGCCCGAAAGCTCAAGGTTGAAGGTTACATGCAGATTGTGTTCTCGATATCGGCTGTCACCCTTGTCCTCCCTGTTGTCACCAAC ATCCTAGTGCCCACATCTTCTGTGAAAGGAGGCAGCATATCGATTGGAGGTTCCCTTCAGCTTCTTGGTTTCTGCACCTTCGAGGCCTGTGTTGGCATATTCTGGCCATCAATCATGAAGATGAGGTCTCAGTACATTCCTGAGGAAGCAAGAAGCACAATCATGAATTTCTTCCGCATCCCGCTCAACTTATTTGTTTGTGTGGTGCTTTACAAT GTGAACGCATTCCCTATCACTGTCATGTTCGGGATGTGTTCTATCTTCCTCttcatggcagcaatcttgcagaGACGGCTGATGGTTGTCTCGGATCTACACAAGTCATCAACTA AAGCACAAGAAATGATCGGGGAAGATGAGCCACTAAATCCTTAG
- the LOC103630760 gene encoding mitochondrial import inner membrane translocase subunit TIM23-2 produces the protein MADPRPYSTMYGTDDRRDAAIPASASERRLYNPYQDLNMPYRQLYDLPTSPEFLFQEEAAAQRRSWGENLTYYTGVGYLGGAVAGATLGLRDAARGAEPGEPAKIRANRVLNSCGSSGRRVGNTLGVIGLMYAGIESAMVAARDRDDWINSVAAGLGTGALFRAANGPRSAVVAGAVGGVLAGAAAAAKQVGKRYVPAL, from the coding sequence ATGGCCGACCCGCGGCCGTACTCCACGATGTACGGGACCGACGACCGACGCGACGCCGCCATCCCGGCCTCCGCCTCCGAGCGCCGCCTTTACAACCCGTACCAGGACCTCAACATGCCCTACCGGCAGCTCTACGACCTCCCCACCTCCCCGGAGTTCCTCTTCCAGGAGGAGGCGGCCGCGCAGCGCCGGTCCTGGGGCGAGAACCTCACCTACTACACGGGCGTCGGCTACCTCGGCGGCGCCGTGGCTGGGGCCACGCTGGGGCTCCGCGACGCCGCCCGCGGCGCCGAGCCCGGCGAGCCCGCCAAGATCCGCGCCAACCGCGTCCTCAACTCCTGCGGCTCCTCGGGCCGCCGCGTCGGTAACACGCTCGGGGTCATCGGCCTCATGTACGCCGGGATCGAGAGCGCCATGGTCGCCGCGCGCGACCGCGACGACTGGATCAACAGCGTCGCGGCCGGCCTAGGCACCGGCGCGCTCTTCCGGGCCGCCAACGGGCCGCGCTCGGCGGTCGTCGCCGGGGCCGTTGGTGGCGTTCTAGCTGGCGCCGCCGCGGCCGCCAAGCAGGTTGGGAAGAGATACGTCCCTGCGCTCTGA
- the LOC100381824 gene encoding bifunctional fucokinase/fucose pyrophosphorylase isoform X1, whose amino-acid sequence MTGDVLPCFDASNLYLPDDAACIVTVPTTLDVAANHGVVVASKDAGIDQETYSLCLVDDLLQKPTVSELAEGHAILDDGRALLDTGIIAATGKAWQDLVTLAHSSSHSVVKELMTCNKELSLYEDLVAAWVPAKHVWLRNRPLGKELISALGKQRLFSFCSYDFSFLHFGTSAEVLDHLAGSYSGLVGRRHMCSLPETTACDIAATAIILCTKISSGVSIGEDTLVYDSVLSGRIRIGSQCIIVSVNIREFDGSACFTLPDRHCLWEVPLANSAGRVLVYCGLHDNPKVSIQKDGTFCGKPWINVLEDLRIQDTDLWGSTSQDKCLWTAKLFPVMSLPEMLNVGMWLMGSECDPDGRIASLWQKSQRISLEELHRAIDYRQLCTDSSKHQANLAADIAKACMNYGLLGRNLFQLCEEMLQKDTCLAVYEELLSFFPSHSEQYPGVLPQSREYQVKMDLLRASGDLSTACTVEEKVWASIASETASAIKYGSKEPSSGKMSSNHESLHPRKTVVELPVRVDFVGGWSDTPPWSLERPGCVLNMAISLQGSLPVGAMIETTEDHLGVRIEDDAGRHVYIDNLASISSPFKESDPFRLVKSALIVTGILGHEILSKSGLNIRTWSNVPRGSGLGTSSILSAAVVKGLFQVMEDDESDDSVARAVLVVEQIMGTGGGWQDQIGGLYPGIKCTQSFPGQPLRLQVVPVLTTPQLIQELEERLLIVFTGQVRLAHQVLQKVVTRYLRRDSILISSIKRLAELAKIGREALMNGELDELGGILLEAWRLHQELDPFCSNRPVDELFAFADPYCCGYKLVGAGGGGFALLLAKNPSCARELRRALEESDTFDVKVYDWNVAMPR is encoded by the exons ATGACCGGGGATGTTCTCCCGTGCTTTGATGCCTCCAATCTATATCTTCCTGACGATGCTGCTTGTATTGTGACGGTGCCCACCACTCTGGATGTGGCTGCTAATCATGGAGTGGTTGTAGCATCAAAGGACGCTGGGATCGATCAGGAGACCTACTCTCTTTGCTTGGTTGATGATCTCCTGCAGAAGCCGACAGTGAGCGAGCTTGCAGAGGGCCATGCCATCCTAGATGACGGGAGAGCATTGCTTGACACAGGAATAATAGCCGCAACGGGTAAAGCATGGCAGGACCTTGTTACCCTTGCACATTCATCTAGCCATTCCGTGGTTAAGGAGCTCATGACTTGTAACAAAGAG CTAAGCTTATATGAGGATCTTGTGGCAGCATGGGTACCAGCCAAGCATGTATGGTTGCGGAACCGTCCATTGGGCAAGGAACTGATTTCTGCTTTAGGAAAACAAAGGCTTTTCAGCTTTTGTTCAT ATGACTTTTCATTTCTACATTTTGGCACATCCGCGGAGGTTCTTGATCACCTGGCGGGTTCCTATTCTGGACTTGTAGGTCGAAGGCATATGTGTTCACTACCAGAGACCACTGCTTGTGATATTGCAGCGACAGCTATTATTTTGTGTACAAAGATTTCTTCTGGAGTCTCAATAGGAGAGGATACATTGGTTTATGATTCAGTACTTTCCGGTAGAATACGGATCGGCTCGCAATGTATTATTGTCTCGGTGAATATACGTGAGTTTGATGGTAGCGCTTGTTTCACATTACCTGATCGACATTGCCTCTGGGAAGTACCTTTGGCAAACTCTGCGGGGAGGGTTTTGGTTTACTGTGGTCTTCACGATAATCCAAAAGTTTCTATTCAGAAGGATGGGACGTTCTGTGGCAAGCCATGGATAAATGTCTTGGAAGATCTTAGAATCCAGGATACGGATCTGTGGGGTTCAACTAGCCAGGACAAATGCTTATGGACTGCAAAGCTTTTTCCTGTCATGTCTCTCCCAGAAATGCTTAATGTGGGCATGTGGCTTATGGGATCAGAATGCGACCCAGATGGGAGAATAGCTTCCTTGTGGCAAAAATCACAGAGGATCAGCCTGGAAGAGCTGCATCGTGCTATTGATTACAGACAACTTTGCACCGATTCGAGCAAGCATCAGGCAAATCTTGCAGCTGACATAGCCAAGGCTTGCATGAACTATGGCTTACTCGGTCGTAATCTGTTTCAACTTTGTGAGGAAATGttacaaaaagatacatgtttaGCAGTCTATGAAGAATTACTTTCATTTTTTCCAAGTCACAGTGAACAGTATCCTGGGGTTCTTCCTCAGAGCAGAGAATATCAGGTCAAGATGGATCTGCTTAGAGCTTCTGGAGATCTTTCCACTGCATGTACGGTGGAAGAGAAAGTGTGGGCTTCCATTGCAAGCGAAACTGCGTCGGCGATAAAATATGGATCCAAAG AGCCATCTAGCGGCAAGATGTCTTCAAACCATGAAAGCTTGCATCCAAGGAAGACTGTTGTAGAATTACCAGTCCGTGTGGACTTTGTTGGGGGTTGGAGTGATACACCTCCGTGGAGCTTGGAGCGTCCAGGTTGTGTTTTGAATATGGCGATAAGTTTGCAAGGAAGCCTTCCAGTCGGTGCTATGATAGAGACAACAGAGGACCACCTTGGAGTAAGGATCGAAGACGACGCTGGTAGACATGTTTATATCGATAATCTGGCATCTATTTCTTCTCCATTCAAAGAAAGTGATCCATTCCGTCTCGTCAAGTCCGCTCTTATTGTTACTGGAATCCTTGGCCACGAGATATTGTCGAAATCAGGCCTGAACATCAGGACATGGTCGAATGTTCCTCGTGGAAGTGGACTGGGAACTTCTAGTATATTATCAGCTGCTGTTGTTAAGGGACTGTTCCAAGTGATGGAGGACGACGAAAGTGACGACAGTGTTGCTAGAGCCGTGCTAGTGGTGGAACAAATAATGGGCACAGGTGGTGGGTGGCAGGACCAAATTGGGGGCCTATATCCTGGGATCAAGTGCACCCAGAGTTTTCCAGGACAACCGTTACGGTTGCAAGTTGTTCCAGTGCTGACCACTCCTCAGCTGATCCAGGAATTAGAAGAACGTCTCCTGATTGTATTCACTGGCCAA GTAAGGCTCGCCCACCAAGTCCTGCAGAAAGTCGTGACTCGGTACCTCCGCCGCGACAGCATCCTGATATCCAGCATCAAGAGGCTAGCGGAACTAGCCAAGATCGGGAGAGAGGCGCTGATGAACGGTGAGCTGGACGAGCTCGGCGGCATCCTGCTGGAGGCCTGGAGGTTGCACCAGGAGCTGGACCCTTTCTGCAGCAACAGGCCCGTGGACGAGCTGTTCGCCTTCGCCGACCCTTACTGCTGCGGGTACAAACTGGTCGGAGCTGGTGGCGGTGGCTTCGCGTTGCTGCTTGCCAAGAACCCGAGCTGCGCCAGAGAGCTTCGACGGGCGCTTGAAGAGTCCGACACCTTCGATGTGAAGGTGTACGATTGGAACGTCGCCATGCCACGGTGA
- the LOC100285493 gene encoding fertility restorer has protein sequence MEWRFLLLPRHLSSVAPSSAAVVAGEISVLLSARNFLASVNCAEQFISSEAVTSSGVLELYRAVAAAAPSGKARYLVDAASALVEASARADLPDGALRLLEFLIDTPAARLPMGSSCGHLMVKLLSLGRRADARHVFEILADAGERRRKKAMNELWAAGRGADAFKVFGEMADVPVVSYRKRYDFMMYGYLKNGDLQSASEIRTRMMQGGIKLSTQQRRMLRMLAEARACPENMLRIKVEICIMAQDIDEAIRLLRHMSHGDKSPPNAHSYNLVIAGLWKAGRGDEAVKLFGEMTDISLAPNHFTYTVMINGHLKRLGNGLTPRKNGNGDLEAALQLKAQMEQAGFKSDEPTYHLLMAELCSAERLGDVTALFDEMMTQETTLHKIVHSSMLQFLCRINEGQLLRIIEESAKNGVSAADNGCITLLLKELCRIDKVSSAEKALQTFAKTGLVPTTEMYNILIDGYSKIRELQAAFLLYRQMKSHDQLVPNEATHEALLLAVRNNTSIVYWEDVEELFEKNGVGIDAMNNAFSDIYGFK, from the coding sequence ATGGAGTGGCGCTTCCTCTTACTCCCTCGTCACCTCTCCTCCGTTGCCCCGTCCAGCGCCGCTGTCGTCGCCGGCGAGATCTCTGTCCTCCTCAGCGCCCGGAATTTCCTGGCTTCTGTTAACTGTGCGGAACAATTCATAAGCTCCGAGGCCGTCACATCCTCGGGCGTCCTTGAGCTCTACCGCGCGGTGGCCGCCGCAGCCCCAAGTGGGAAGGCCCGTTACTTAGTCGACGCGGCCTCGGCGCTAGTCGAGGCATCCGCGCGCGCGGACCTCCCCGACGGCGCGCTGCGGCTGCTCGAGTTCCTCATCGACACGCCTGCGGCGCGGCTGCCGATGGGATCGTCCTGCGGCCACCTCATGGTGAAACTCCTCTCGCTCGGACGCCGCGCGGATGCGCGCCACGTGTTTGAGATCCTCGCGGATGCCGGTGAGCGCCGGCGCAAAAAGGCGATGAACGAGCTTTGGGCAGCCGGTAGGGGGGCCGACGCCTTCAAGGTGTTCggcgaaatggcggatgtgcccgTGGTTTCATATCGTAAAAGGTACGATTTCATGATGTATGGCTACTTGAAGAATGGAGACCTGCAGTCTGCATCCGAGATACGGACCCGGATGATGCAGGGGGGCATCAAGCTATCCACTCAACAGAGACGAATGCTTCGGATGCTGGCAGAAGCCAGGGCTTGCCCAGAGAACATGCTGCGGATCAAGGTGGAAATTTGCATTATGGCACAGGACATCGATGAGGCCATCCGTTTGCTCCGGCATATGAGCCACGGTGATAAGTCACCTCCAAACGCTCACTCCTACAATTTGGTAATCGCCGGTCTCTGGAAGGCAGGGAGAGGTGACGAAGCTGTCAAGCTGTTTGGCGAGATGACAGACATATCCCTGGCGCCGAATCACTTCACATACACTGTCATGATAAATGGCCACTTGAAAAGACTGGGTAATGGTCTGACCCCGAGGAAGAATGGGAATGGAGATCTGGAGGCTGCACTCCAGTTGAAGGCTCAGATGGAGCAGGCAGGCTTCAAGTCAGATGAACCCACCTACCATTTGCTGATGGCAGAACTCTGCTCGGCTGAACGGCTGGGAGATGTTACAGCTTTATTCGACGAGATGATGACACAAGAGACGACATTACATAAGATCGTCCATAGCAGCATGTTGCAGTTCCTCTGTAGAATCAATGAAGGTCAGCTACTGCGCATCATCGAAGAATCTGCAAAGAACGGCGTTTCTGCAGCGGATAATGGTTGCATTACCTTGTTGTTGAAGGAGCTTTGCAGGATCGACAAGGTTTCAAGCGCAGAAAAGGCGTTGCAGACGTTTGCCAAAACAGGGCTGGTCCCGACAACAGAGATGTACAACATTCTTATTGACGGCTATAGCAAGATCAGGGAGCTCCAAGCGGCATTCTTGCTGTATCGCCAGATGAAATCGCATGATCAGCTTGTACCTAATGAAGCCACCCATGAGGCACTACTGCTGGCTGTGCGCAACAACACAAGCATCGTCTACTGGGAGGACGTGGAGGAGTTGTTTGAGAAGAATGGAGTTGGTATAGATGCGATGAACAACGCCTTTTCTGATATATATGGATTCAAGTAG
- the LOC100381824 gene encoding Bifunctional fucokinase/fucose pyrophosphorylase, producing the protein MDARPRRRRARTAEEAAATLRKAWCRLRLSARDPARVPPWDAVVLTAASPKQAALYNRQLERARALGRFPASTAAIAVPDPDGARIGSGAATLHAVAALVRHLAAQASKEEIGEFLLEGGNGGSGDEATIAAAAGFMAKKHVLLLHAGGDSKRVPWANPMGKAFLPLPYLAGDNPDGPVPLLFDHILAISSSARQAFNNQGGIFIMTGDVLPCFDASNLYLPDDAACIVTVPTTLDVAANHGVVVASKDAGIDQETYSLCLVDDLLQKPTVSELAEGHAILDDGRALLDTGIIAATGKAWQDLVTLAHSSSHSVVKELMTCNKELSLYEDLVAAWVPAKHVWLRNRPLGKELISALGKQRLFSFCSYDFSFLHFGTSAEVLDHLAGSYSGLVGRRHMCSLPETTACDIAATAIILCTKISSGVSIGEDTLVYDSVLSGRIRIGSQCIIVSVNIREFDGSACFTLPDRHCLWEVPLANSAGRVLVYCGLHDNPKVSIQKDGTFCGKPWINVLEDLRIQDTDLWGSTSQDKCLWTAKLFPVMSLPEMLNVGMWLMGSECDPDGRIASLWQKSQRISLEELHRAIDYRQLCTDSSKHQANLAADIAKACMNYGLLGRNLFQLCEEMLQKDTCLAVYEELLSFFPSHSEQYPGVLPQSREYQVKMDLLRASGDLSTACTVEEKVWASIASETASAIKYGSKEPSSGKMSSNHESLHPRKTVVELPVRVDFVGGWSDTPPWSLERPGCVLNMAISLQGSLPVGAMIETTEDHLGVRIEDDAGRHVYIDNLASISSPFKESDPFRLVKSALIVTGILGHEILSKSGLNIRTWSNVPRGSGLGTSSILSAAVVKGLFQVMEDDESDDSVARAVLVVEQIMGTGGGWQDQIGGLYPGIKCTQSFPGQPLRLQVVPVLTTPQLIQELEERLLIVFTGQVRLAHQVLQKVVTRYLRRDSILISSIKRLAELAKIGREALMNGELDELGGILLEAWRLHQELDPFCSNRPVDELFAFADPYCCGYKLVGAGGGGFALLLAKNPSCARELRRALEESDTFDVKVYDWNVAMPR; encoded by the exons ATGGACGCGCGCCCGCGACGGCGGAGGGCGCGCACGGCGGAGGAGGCGGCGGCGACGCTGCGAAAGGCGTGGTGCCGGCTGCGGCTGTCCGCGCGCGACCCGGCGCGCGTGCCGCCCTGGGACGCCGTCGTGCTCACGGCCGCCAGCCCTAAGCAGGCCGCGCTCTACAACCGCCAGCTCGAGCGCGCCCGCGCCCTCGGCCGCTTCCCGGCCTCCACCGCGGCCATCGCCGTCCCCGACCCCGACGGCGCCCGCATCGGCTCCGGCGCCGCCACGCTCCACGCCGTCGCTGCCCTTGTTCGCCACCTCGCCGCCCAG GCTTCCAAGGAAGAGATCGGCGAATTCCTTCTCGAAGGCGGAAATGGTGGTTCGGGGGATGAGGCCACGATCGCCGCGGCAGCGGGATTCATGGCGAAGAAGCACGTGCTCTTGCTTCACGCCGGGGGCGACAGCAAGAGGGTTCCGTGGGCGAACCCCATGGGGAAGGCGTTTCTCCCTCTGCCTTACCTGGCCGGGGACAATCCCGATGGACCTGTTCCGCTCCTGTTCGATCACATTCTTGCCATCTCCTCCAGTGCAAGGCAAGCTTTCAACAACCAAG GTGGGATCTTCATAATGACCGGGGATGTTCTCCCGTGCTTTGATGCCTCCAATCTATATCTTCCTGACGATGCTGCTTGTATTGTGACGGTGCCCACCACTCTGGATGTGGCTGCTAATCATGGAGTGGTTGTAGCATCAAAGGACGCTGGGATCGATCAGGAGACCTACTCTCTTTGCTTGGTTGATGATCTCCTGCAGAAGCCGACAGTGAGCGAGCTTGCAGAGGGCCATGCCATCCTAGATGACGGGAGAGCATTGCTTGACACAGGAATAATAGCCGCAACGGGTAAAGCATGGCAGGACCTTGTTACCCTTGCACATTCATCTAGCCATTCCGTGGTTAAGGAGCTCATGACTTGTAACAAAGAG CTAAGCTTATATGAGGATCTTGTGGCAGCATGGGTACCAGCCAAGCATGTATGGTTGCGGAACCGTCCATTGGGCAAGGAACTGATTTCTGCTTTAGGAAAACAAAGGCTTTTCAGCTTTTGTTCAT ATGACTTTTCATTTCTACATTTTGGCACATCCGCGGAGGTTCTTGATCACCTGGCGGGTTCCTATTCTGGACTTGTAGGTCGAAGGCATATGTGTTCACTACCAGAGACCACTGCTTGTGATATTGCAGCGACAGCTATTATTTTGTGTACAAAGATTTCTTCTGGAGTCTCAATAGGAGAGGATACATTGGTTTATGATTCAGTACTTTCCGGTAGAATACGGATCGGCTCGCAATGTATTATTGTCTCGGTGAATATACGTGAGTTTGATGGTAGCGCTTGTTTCACATTACCTGATCGACATTGCCTCTGGGAAGTACCTTTGGCAAACTCTGCGGGGAGGGTTTTGGTTTACTGTGGTCTTCACGATAATCCAAAAGTTTCTATTCAGAAGGATGGGACGTTCTGTGGCAAGCCATGGATAAATGTCTTGGAAGATCTTAGAATCCAGGATACGGATCTGTGGGGTTCAACTAGCCAGGACAAATGCTTATGGACTGCAAAGCTTTTTCCTGTCATGTCTCTCCCAGAAATGCTTAATGTGGGCATGTGGCTTATGGGATCAGAATGCGACCCAGATGGGAGAATAGCTTCCTTGTGGCAAAAATCACAGAGGATCAGCCTGGAAGAGCTGCATCGTGCTATTGATTACAGACAACTTTGCACCGATTCGAGCAAGCATCAGGCAAATCTTGCAGCTGACATAGCCAAGGCTTGCATGAACTATGGCTTACTCGGTCGTAATCTGTTTCAACTTTGTGAGGAAATGttacaaaaagatacatgtttaGCAGTCTATGAAGAATTACTTTCATTTTTTCCAAGTCACAGTGAACAGTATCCTGGGGTTCTTCCTCAGAGCAGAGAATATCAGGTCAAGATGGATCTGCTTAGAGCTTCTGGAGATCTTTCCACTGCATGTACGGTGGAAGAGAAAGTGTGGGCTTCCATTGCAAGCGAAACTGCGTCGGCGATAAAATATGGATCCAAAG AGCCATCTAGCGGCAAGATGTCTTCAAACCATGAAAGCTTGCATCCAAGGAAGACTGTTGTAGAATTACCAGTCCGTGTGGACTTTGTTGGGGGTTGGAGTGATACACCTCCGTGGAGCTTGGAGCGTCCAGGTTGTGTTTTGAATATGGCGATAAGTTTGCAAGGAAGCCTTCCAGTCGGTGCTATGATAGAGACAACAGAGGACCACCTTGGAGTAAGGATCGAAGACGACGCTGGTAGACATGTTTATATCGATAATCTGGCATCTATTTCTTCTCCATTCAAAGAAAGTGATCCATTCCGTCTCGTCAAGTCCGCTCTTATTGTTACTGGAATCCTTGGCCACGAGATATTGTCGAAATCAGGCCTGAACATCAGGACATGGTCGAATGTTCCTCGTGGAAGTGGACTGGGAACTTCTAGTATATTATCAGCTGCTGTTGTTAAGGGACTGTTCCAAGTGATGGAGGACGACGAAAGTGACGACAGTGTTGCTAGAGCCGTGCTAGTGGTGGAACAAATAATGGGCACAGGTGGTGGGTGGCAGGACCAAATTGGGGGCCTATATCCTGGGATCAAGTGCACCCAGAGTTTTCCAGGACAACCGTTACGGTTGCAAGTTGTTCCAGTGCTGACCACTCCTCAGCTGATCCAGGAATTAGAAGAACGTCTCCTGATTGTATTCACTGGCCAA GTAAGGCTCGCCCACCAAGTCCTGCAGAAAGTCGTGACTCGGTACCTCCGCCGCGACAGCATCCTGATATCCAGCATCAAGAGGCTAGCGGAACTAGCCAAGATCGGGAGAGAGGCGCTGATGAACGGTGAGCTGGACGAGCTCGGCGGCATCCTGCTGGAGGCCTGGAGGTTGCACCAGGAGCTGGACCCTTTCTGCAGCAACAGGCCCGTGGACGAGCTGTTCGCCTTCGCCGACCCTTACTGCTGCGGGTACAAACTGGTCGGAGCTGGTGGCGGTGGCTTCGCGTTGCTGCTTGCCAAGAACCCGAGCTGCGCCAGAGAGCTTCGACGGGCGCTTGAAGAGTCCGACACCTTCGATGTGAAGGTGTACGATTGGAACGTCGCCATGCCACGGTGA